One Felis catus isolate Fca126 chromosome D2, F.catus_Fca126_mat1.0, whole genome shotgun sequence DNA window includes the following coding sequences:
- the CDH23 gene encoding cadherin-23 isoform X11 encodes MVTATDQCPILSHRLTSTTTVLVNVNDINDNVPTFPRDYEGPFDVTEGQPGPRVWTFLAHDQDSGPNGQVEYSIVDGDPLGEFVISPVEGVLRVRKDVELDRETIAFYNLTICARDRGVPPLSSTMLVGIRVLDINDNDPVLLNLPMNITISENSPVSSFVAHILASDADSGCNALLTFNITAGNRERAFSINATTGVITVNRPLDRERIPEYKLTVSVKDNPENPRIARRDFDLLLVFLADENDNHPLFTQSTYQAEVMENSPAGTPLTVLNGPILALDADLDIYAVVTYQLLGSQGGLFDIDNSTGVVTVRSGVIIDREAFSPPVLELLLLAEDIGLLNGTADLLVTILDDNDNWPTFSHPTLTVHLLENCPPGFSVLQATATDRDSGLNGELIYRIEAGAQDRFVIHPVTGVIRVANATIDREEQESYRLTVVATDRGTVPLSGTAIITILIDDINDSRPEFLNPIQTVSVLESAEPGTVIANVTAIDRDLNPKLEYHIIGIVAKDDTDRLVPDQEDAFAVNINTGSVMVKSPLNRELVATYEVTLSVIDNASDLPERSVSVPNAKLTVNILDVNDNTPQFKPFGITYYTERILEGATPGTTLIAVAAVDPDKGLNGLITYTLLDLTPPGYVQLEDSSAGKVIANRTVDYEEVHWLNFTVRASDNGSPPRAAEIPVYLEIVDINDNNPIFDQPSYQEAVFEDVPVGTVILTVTATDADSGNFALLEYSLGDGEGKFAINPATGDIYVLSSLDREKKDHYILTALAKDNPGDIASNRRENSVQVVIQVLDVNDCRPQFSKPQFSTSVYENEPAGTSVITMMATDQDEGSNGELAYSLEGPGVEAFHVDLDSGLVTTKRPLQSYERFNLTVVATDGGQPPLWGTTMLLVEVIDVNDNRPVFVRPPNGTVLHIREEIPLRSNVYEVYATDKDEGLNGAVRYSFLKTAGNRDWEYFTIDPISGLIQTAQRLDREKQAVYSLILVASDLGQPVPYETMQPLQVALEDIDDNEPLFVRPPKGSPQYQLLTVPEHSPRGTLVGNVTGAVDADEGPNAIVYYFIAAGNEEKNFHLQPDGRLLVLRDLDREREAVFSFIVKASSNRSWTPPRGPSPALDLVTDLTLQEVRVVLEDINDQPPRFTKAEYTAGVATDAKVGSELIQVLALDADVGNNSLVFYSILAIHYFRALANDSEDVGQVFTMGSVDGILRTFDLFMAYSPGYFVVDIVARDLAGHNDTAIIGIYILRDDQRVKIVINEIPDRVRGFEEEFIRLLSNITGAIVNTDDVQFHVDKKGRVNFAQTELLIHVVNRDTNRILDVDRVIQMIDENKEQLRNLFRNYNVLDVQPAISARLPDDMSALQMAIIVLAILLFLAAMLFILMNWYYRTVHKRKLKAIVAGSAELLPTGNRGFIDIMDMPNTNKYSFDGANPVWLDPFCRNLELAAQAEHEDDLPENLSEIADLWNSPTRTHGTFGREPAAVKPDDDRYLRAAIQEYDNIAKLGQIIREGPIKLIQTELEEEPGEHSPSQGSLRFRHKPPTELKGPDGIHAVHGSTGTLLATDLNSLPEDDQKGLGRSLETLTTTEASAFERNARTESAKSTPLHKLRDVILESPLEITEL; translated from the exons CCCCGAGTGTGGACCTTCCTGGCCCATGACCAGGACTCGGGCCCCAACGGGCAGGTGGAATACAGCATCGTGGACGGAGACCCTCTGG GCGAGTTTGTGATCTCTCCTGTGGAGGGGGTGCTGCGTGTCCGGAAGGATGTGGAGCTGGATCGGGAGACCATTGCCTTTTACAACCTGACCATCTGTGCCCGCGACAGAGGGGTGCCTCCACTTAGCTCCACG ATGCTGGTGGGGATTCGCGTGCTGGACATCAATGACAATGACCCCGTGCTGCTGAATCTGCCCATGAACATCACCATCAGTGAGAATAGCCCCGTCTCCAGCTTCGTTGCCCACATCCTGGCCAGTGACGCTGACAGCGGGTGCAACGCCCTCCTCACCTTCAACATCACTGCAGGCAACCGAGAGCGGGCCTTCTCCATCAATGCCACG ACAGGGGTCATCACCGTGAACCGGCCACTGGACCGTGAGCGGATCCCCGAGTACAAGCTGACCGTTTCCGTGAAGGACAACCCGGAGAACCCACGCATAGCCAGGAGG GATTTTGACTTGCTGCTGGTCTTTCTGGCAGACGAGAATGACAACCATCCCCTCTTTACCCAGAGCACCTACCAGGCAGAGGTGATGGAGAACTCTCCCGCTG GGACCCCCCTCACGGTGCTCAATGGGCCCATCCTGGCCCTGGACGCGGACCTGGACATCTACGCCGTGGTGACCTACCAGCTGCTGGGCTCCCAGGGTGGCCTCTTCGACATCGACAACAGCACGG GCGTGGTGACGGTGAGGTCAGGTGTTATCATTGACCGGGAAGCCTTCTCACCCCCGGTcctggagctgctgctgctggctgAGGACATTGGGCTACTCAATGGCACAGCCGACCTGCTGGTCACCATACTGGATGACAATGACAACTGGCCCACCTTTAGCCATCCCACCCTCACAGTCCACCTGCTGGAGAACTGCCCACCAG GATTCTCAGTCCTTCAGGCCACAGCCACGGACAGGGACAGTGGCCTCAATGGGGAGCTGATCTACCGAATAGAAGCTGGGGCTCAGGACCGCTTCGTCATCCACCCAGTCACTGGGGTCATCCGTGTCGCCAACGCCACCATCGACAGGGAGGAGCAGGAATCCTACCGGCTGACAGTGGTGGCCACCGACAGGGGCACCGTTCCTCTCTCAGGCACGGCCATCATCACCATCCTTATCGACGATATCAACGACTCCCGTCCTGAGTTCCTCAACCCCATCCAGACGGTGAGCGTGCTGGAGTCGGCTGAGCCAGGCACTGTCATTGCCAACGTCACCGCCATTGACCGCGACCTCAACCCAAAGCTGGAGTACCACATCATCGGCATCGTGGCCAAGGACGACACTGACCGCCTGGTGCCTGACCAGGAGGATGCCTTTGCTGTGAATATCAACACAG GGTCTGTAATGGTGAAGTCCCCACTGAACCGGGAGCTGGTTGCCACCTATGAAGTCACTCTCTCAGTGATCGACAATGCCAGTGACCTACCAGAGCGCTCTGTCAGCGTGCCAAATG CCAAGCTGACAGTCAACATCCTGGACGTCAATGACAATACGCCCCAGTTCAAGCCCTTCGGGATCACCTATTACACCGAGCGGATTCTGGAGGGGGCCACCCCAGGCACCACACTCATTGCCGTGGCAGCTGTGGACCCCGACAAGGGCCTCAATGGGCTGATCACCTACACTCTGCTGGACCTGACGCCCCCAGGCTACGTCCAGCTGGAAGACTCCTCAGCAG GGAAAGTCATTGCCAACCGGACAGTGGACTACGAAGAAGTACACTGGCTCAACTTTACCGTGAGGGCCTCAGACAACGGGTCTCCGCCCCGGGCAGCTGAGATCCCTGTCTACCTGGAGATTGTGGACATCAATGACAACAACCCCATCTTTGACCAGCCTTCCTACCAG GAGGCCGTCTTTGAGGATGTGCCTGTGGGCACGGTCATCCTGACAGTCACTGCGACTGATGCCGACTCAGGCAACTTTGCCCTCCTTGAGTACAGcctgggggatggagagggcaaGTTTGCCATCAACCCCGCTACG GGTGACATCTATGTGCTGTCCTCTCTGGACCGGGAGAAGAAGGACCACTATATTCTGACTGCCTTGGCCAAAGACAACCCTGGAGATATAGCCAGCAACCGCCGAGAAAATTCGGTGCAG gtggTGATCCAGGTGCTAGACGTCAATGACTGCCGGCCACAGTTCTCCAAGCCCCAGTTCAGCACAAGCGTGTATGAGAATGAGCCGGCAGGCACCTCAGTCATCACCATGATGGCCACCGACCAGGATGAGGGCTCCAATGGGGAGCTGGCCTACTCACTTGAGGGCCCTGGCGTGG AGGCCTTCCACGTGGACCTAGACTCAGGCCTGGTGACCACAAAGCGGCCACTGCAGTCCTACGAGAGGTTCAACCTGACCGTGGTGGCCACGGATGGCGGACAGCCTCCACTCTGGGGCACCACCATGCTCCTGGTGGAGGTCATCGACGTCAACGATAACCGCCCCGTCTTCGTGCGCCCGCCCAACGGCACCGTCCTCCACATCAGAGAG gAGATCCCGCTGCGCTCCAATGTATATGAGGTCTATGCCACAGACAAGGACGAGGGCCTCAACGGGGCCGTGCGCTACAGCTTTCTGAAGACGGCCGGCAACCGGGACTGGGAGTACTTCACCATCGACCCCATAAGCGGCCTCATCCAGACCGCTCAGCGCCTGGACCGCGAGAAACAGGCTGTGTACAGC cTCATCCTGGTGGCCAGCGACTTGGGCCAGCCAGTGCCATACGAGACCATGCAGCCGCTGCAAGTGGCCCTGGAGGACATCGACGACAACGAACCTCTCTTTGTGAGGCCCCCG aAAGGCAGCCCCCAGTACCAGCTGCTGACAGTGCCTGAGCACTCGCCACGTGGCACCCTCGTGGGCAACGTGACAGGCGCCGTGGATGCGGACGAGGGCCCCAACGCCATCGTGTACTACTTCATTGCAG CCGGCAACGAAGAGAAGAACTTCCATCTGCAGCCTGACGGGCGTCTGCTGGTGCTGCGGGACCTGGACCGGGAGCGTGAAGCCGTCTTCTCCTTCATCGTCAAGGCCTCGAGCAATCGCAGCTGGACACCTCCCCGTGGGCCCTCCCCAGCCCTCGACCTGGTCACTGACCTCACCCTGCAGGAGGTGCGCGTCGTGCTAGAAGACATCAACGACCAGCCCCCGCGCTTCACCAAGGCTGAGTACACTGCAG GAGTGGCCACCGATGCCAAGGTGGGCTCAGAGTTGATCCAGGTGCTGGCCCTGGACGCAGACGTTGGCAACAACAGCCTGGTCTTCTACAGCATCCTGGCCATCCACTACTTCCGGGCCCTTGCCAATGACTCTGAGGACGTGGGCCAGGTCTTCACCATGG GGAGTGTGGATGGCATCCTGCGTACCTTTGACCTCTTCATGGCCTACAGCCCTGGCTACTTTGTGGTGGACATTGTGGCCCGGGACCTCGCAGGCCACAATGACACGGCCATCATCGGCATCTATATCCTGAGGGATGACCAGCGTGTTAAGATCGTCATTAACGAGATCCCCGACCGCGTGCGTGGCTTTGAGGAAGAGTTCATCCGCCTGCTCTCCAATATCACCGGTGCCATTGTCAACACTGATGATGTGCAG TTCCATGTGGACAAGAAGGGTCGGGTGAACTTCGCACAGACAGAGCTGCTCATCCACGTGGTGAATCGCGACACCAACCGCATCCTGGACGTGGACCG GGTGATCCAGATGATTGACGAGAACAAGGAGCAGCTGCGGAACCTCTTCCGGAACTACAATGTCCTGGACGTGCAGCCTGCCATCTCTGCCCGCTTGCCCGACGACATGTCCGCCCTGCAG ATGGCGATCATTGTCTTGGCCATTCTCCTCTTCCTGGCTGCCATGCTGTTCATCCTCATGAACTGGTACTACAGGACCGT ACACAAGAGGAAGCTCAAAGCCATTGTGGCTGGCTCGGCAG AACTTCTCCCTACAGGAAATCGTGGTTTCATTGACATCATGGACATGCCCAACACCAACAAGTATTCCTTCGACGG GGCCAACCCCGTGTGGCTGGATCCTTTCTGCCGGAACCTGGAGCTGGCCGCCCAGGCTGAGCATGAGGACGACCTGCCGGAGAACCTGAGCGAGATCGCAGACCTATGGAACAGCCCCACCCGCACCCAT ggaacTTTTGGGCGTGAACCAGCAGCAGTCAAGCCTGATGATGACCGGTACCTGCGGGCAGCCATCCAAGAGTACGACAACATTGCCAAGCTGGGCCAGATCATTCGGGAGGGACCCATCAAG CTGATCCAGACTGAGCTGGAGGAGGAGCCAGGGGAGCACAGCCCCAGTCAGGGCAGCCTGCGCTTCCGCCATAAGCCGCCGACAGAGCTCAAGGGGCCTGACGGGATCCACGCGGTGCACGGCAGCACGGGCACTCTGCTGGCCACTGACCTCAACAGCCTGCCCGAGGACGACCAGAAGGGCCTGGGTCGCTCACTGGAGACGCTGACCACAACTGAAGCCAGTGCCTTTGAGCGCAACGCCCGCACAGAGTCAGCCAAATCTACACCCCTGCACAAGCTTCGTGATGTGATCCTGGAGAGCCCCCTGGAGATCACAGAGCTATGA
- the CDH23 gene encoding cadherin-23 isoform X10, giving the protein MDPARALGRELLAPAQQSQQATTHVYVTIVDENDNAPVFQQPHYEILLDEGPDTINASLITIQALDLDEGPNGTVNYAIVAGNIINTFRIDRHTGIISAAKELDYEISHGRYTLMVTATDQCPILSHRLTSTTTVLVNVNDINDNVPTFPRDYEGPFDVTEGQPGPRVWTFLAHDQDSGPNGQVEYSIVDGDPLGEFVISPVEGVLRVRKDVELDRETIAFYNLTICARDRGVPPLSSTMLVGIRVLDINDNDPVLLNLPMNITISENSPVSSFVAHILASDADSGCNALLTFNITAGNRERAFSINATTGVITVNRPLDRERIPEYKLTVSVKDNPENPRIARRDFDLLLVFLADENDNHPLFTQSTYQAEVMENSPAGTPLTVLNGPILALDADLDIYAVVTYQLLGSQGGLFDIDNSTGVVTVRSGVIIDREAFSPPVLELLLLAEDIGLLNGTADLLVTILDDNDNWPTFSHPTLTVHLLENCPPGFSVLQATATDRDSGLNGELIYRIEAGAQDRFVIHPVTGVIRVANATIDREEQESYRLTVVATDRGTVPLSGTAIITILIDDINDSRPEFLNPIQTVSVLESAEPGTVIANVTAIDRDLNPKLEYHIIGIVAKDDTDRLVPDQEDAFAVNINTGSVMVKSPLNRELVATYEVTLSVIDNASDLPERSVSVPNAKLTVNILDVNDNTPQFKPFGITYYTERILEGATPGTTLIAVAAVDPDKGLNGLITYTLLDLTPPGYVQLEDSSAGKVIANRTVDYEEVHWLNFTVRASDNGSPPRAAEIPVYLEIVDINDNNPIFDQPSYQEAVFEDVPVGTVILTVTATDADSGNFALLEYSLGDGEGKFAINPATGDIYVLSSLDREKKDHYILTALAKDNPGDIASNRRENSVQVVIQVLDVNDCRPQFSKPQFSTSVYENEPAGTSVITMMATDQDEGSNGELAYSLEGPGVEAFHVDLDSGLVTTKRPLQSYERFNLTVVATDGGQPPLWGTTMLLVEVIDVNDNRPVFVRPPNGTVLHIREEIPLRSNVYEVYATDKDEGLNGAVRYSFLKTAGNRDWEYFTIDPISGLIQTAQRLDREKQAVYSLILVASDLGQPVPYETMQPLQVALEDIDDNEPLFVRPPKGSPQYQLLTVPEHSPRGTLVGNVTGAVDADEGPNAIVYYFIAAGNEEKNFHLQPDGRLLVLRDLDREREAVFSFIVKASSNRSWTPPRGPSPALDLVTDLTLQEVRVVLEDINDQPPRFTKAEYTAGVATDAKVGSELIQVLALDADVGNNSLVFYSILAIHYFRALANDSEDVGQVFTMGSVDGILRTFDLFMAYSPGYFVVDIVARDLAGHNDTAIIGIYILRDDQRVKIVINEIPDRVRGFEEEFIRLLSNITGAIVNTDDVQFHVDKKGRVNFAQTELLIHVVNRDTNRILDVDRVIQMIDENKEQLRNLFRNYNVLDVQPAISARLPDDMSALQMAIIVLAILLFLAAMLFILMNWYYRTVHKRKLKAIVAGSAELLPTGNRGFIDIMDMPNTNKYSFDGANPVWLDPFCRNLELAAQAEHEDDLPENLSEIADLWNSPTRTHGTFGREPAAVKPDDDRYLRAAIQEYDNIAKLGQIIREGPIKLIQTELEEEPGEHSPSQGSLRFRHKPPTELKGPDGIHAVHGSTGTLLATDLNSLPEDDQKGLGRSLETLTTTEASAFERNARTESAKSTPLHKLRDVILESPLEITEL; this is encoded by the exons CCCCGAGTGTGGACCTTCCTGGCCCATGACCAGGACTCGGGCCCCAACGGGCAGGTGGAATACAGCATCGTGGACGGAGACCCTCTGG GCGAGTTTGTGATCTCTCCTGTGGAGGGGGTGCTGCGTGTCCGGAAGGATGTGGAGCTGGATCGGGAGACCATTGCCTTTTACAACCTGACCATCTGTGCCCGCGACAGAGGGGTGCCTCCACTTAGCTCCACG ATGCTGGTGGGGATTCGCGTGCTGGACATCAATGACAATGACCCCGTGCTGCTGAATCTGCCCATGAACATCACCATCAGTGAGAATAGCCCCGTCTCCAGCTTCGTTGCCCACATCCTGGCCAGTGACGCTGACAGCGGGTGCAACGCCCTCCTCACCTTCAACATCACTGCAGGCAACCGAGAGCGGGCCTTCTCCATCAATGCCACG ACAGGGGTCATCACCGTGAACCGGCCACTGGACCGTGAGCGGATCCCCGAGTACAAGCTGACCGTTTCCGTGAAGGACAACCCGGAGAACCCACGCATAGCCAGGAGG GATTTTGACTTGCTGCTGGTCTTTCTGGCAGACGAGAATGACAACCATCCCCTCTTTACCCAGAGCACCTACCAGGCAGAGGTGATGGAGAACTCTCCCGCTG GGACCCCCCTCACGGTGCTCAATGGGCCCATCCTGGCCCTGGACGCGGACCTGGACATCTACGCCGTGGTGACCTACCAGCTGCTGGGCTCCCAGGGTGGCCTCTTCGACATCGACAACAGCACGG GCGTGGTGACGGTGAGGTCAGGTGTTATCATTGACCGGGAAGCCTTCTCACCCCCGGTcctggagctgctgctgctggctgAGGACATTGGGCTACTCAATGGCACAGCCGACCTGCTGGTCACCATACTGGATGACAATGACAACTGGCCCACCTTTAGCCATCCCACCCTCACAGTCCACCTGCTGGAGAACTGCCCACCAG GATTCTCAGTCCTTCAGGCCACAGCCACGGACAGGGACAGTGGCCTCAATGGGGAGCTGATCTACCGAATAGAAGCTGGGGCTCAGGACCGCTTCGTCATCCACCCAGTCACTGGGGTCATCCGTGTCGCCAACGCCACCATCGACAGGGAGGAGCAGGAATCCTACCGGCTGACAGTGGTGGCCACCGACAGGGGCACCGTTCCTCTCTCAGGCACGGCCATCATCACCATCCTTATCGACGATATCAACGACTCCCGTCCTGAGTTCCTCAACCCCATCCAGACGGTGAGCGTGCTGGAGTCGGCTGAGCCAGGCACTGTCATTGCCAACGTCACCGCCATTGACCGCGACCTCAACCCAAAGCTGGAGTACCACATCATCGGCATCGTGGCCAAGGACGACACTGACCGCCTGGTGCCTGACCAGGAGGATGCCTTTGCTGTGAATATCAACACAG GGTCTGTAATGGTGAAGTCCCCACTGAACCGGGAGCTGGTTGCCACCTATGAAGTCACTCTCTCAGTGATCGACAATGCCAGTGACCTACCAGAGCGCTCTGTCAGCGTGCCAAATG CCAAGCTGACAGTCAACATCCTGGACGTCAATGACAATACGCCCCAGTTCAAGCCCTTCGGGATCACCTATTACACCGAGCGGATTCTGGAGGGGGCCACCCCAGGCACCACACTCATTGCCGTGGCAGCTGTGGACCCCGACAAGGGCCTCAATGGGCTGATCACCTACACTCTGCTGGACCTGACGCCCCCAGGCTACGTCCAGCTGGAAGACTCCTCAGCAG GGAAAGTCATTGCCAACCGGACAGTGGACTACGAAGAAGTACACTGGCTCAACTTTACCGTGAGGGCCTCAGACAACGGGTCTCCGCCCCGGGCAGCTGAGATCCCTGTCTACCTGGAGATTGTGGACATCAATGACAACAACCCCATCTTTGACCAGCCTTCCTACCAG GAGGCCGTCTTTGAGGATGTGCCTGTGGGCACGGTCATCCTGACAGTCACTGCGACTGATGCCGACTCAGGCAACTTTGCCCTCCTTGAGTACAGcctgggggatggagagggcaaGTTTGCCATCAACCCCGCTACG GGTGACATCTATGTGCTGTCCTCTCTGGACCGGGAGAAGAAGGACCACTATATTCTGACTGCCTTGGCCAAAGACAACCCTGGAGATATAGCCAGCAACCGCCGAGAAAATTCGGTGCAG gtggTGATCCAGGTGCTAGACGTCAATGACTGCCGGCCACAGTTCTCCAAGCCCCAGTTCAGCACAAGCGTGTATGAGAATGAGCCGGCAGGCACCTCAGTCATCACCATGATGGCCACCGACCAGGATGAGGGCTCCAATGGGGAGCTGGCCTACTCACTTGAGGGCCCTGGCGTGG AGGCCTTCCACGTGGACCTAGACTCAGGCCTGGTGACCACAAAGCGGCCACTGCAGTCCTACGAGAGGTTCAACCTGACCGTGGTGGCCACGGATGGCGGACAGCCTCCACTCTGGGGCACCACCATGCTCCTGGTGGAGGTCATCGACGTCAACGATAACCGCCCCGTCTTCGTGCGCCCGCCCAACGGCACCGTCCTCCACATCAGAGAG gAGATCCCGCTGCGCTCCAATGTATATGAGGTCTATGCCACAGACAAGGACGAGGGCCTCAACGGGGCCGTGCGCTACAGCTTTCTGAAGACGGCCGGCAACCGGGACTGGGAGTACTTCACCATCGACCCCATAAGCGGCCTCATCCAGACCGCTCAGCGCCTGGACCGCGAGAAACAGGCTGTGTACAGC cTCATCCTGGTGGCCAGCGACTTGGGCCAGCCAGTGCCATACGAGACCATGCAGCCGCTGCAAGTGGCCCTGGAGGACATCGACGACAACGAACCTCTCTTTGTGAGGCCCCCG aAAGGCAGCCCCCAGTACCAGCTGCTGACAGTGCCTGAGCACTCGCCACGTGGCACCCTCGTGGGCAACGTGACAGGCGCCGTGGATGCGGACGAGGGCCCCAACGCCATCGTGTACTACTTCATTGCAG CCGGCAACGAAGAGAAGAACTTCCATCTGCAGCCTGACGGGCGTCTGCTGGTGCTGCGGGACCTGGACCGGGAGCGTGAAGCCGTCTTCTCCTTCATCGTCAAGGCCTCGAGCAATCGCAGCTGGACACCTCCCCGTGGGCCCTCCCCAGCCCTCGACCTGGTCACTGACCTCACCCTGCAGGAGGTGCGCGTCGTGCTAGAAGACATCAACGACCAGCCCCCGCGCTTCACCAAGGCTGAGTACACTGCAG GAGTGGCCACCGATGCCAAGGTGGGCTCAGAGTTGATCCAGGTGCTGGCCCTGGACGCAGACGTTGGCAACAACAGCCTGGTCTTCTACAGCATCCTGGCCATCCACTACTTCCGGGCCCTTGCCAATGACTCTGAGGACGTGGGCCAGGTCTTCACCATGG GGAGTGTGGATGGCATCCTGCGTACCTTTGACCTCTTCATGGCCTACAGCCCTGGCTACTTTGTGGTGGACATTGTGGCCCGGGACCTCGCAGGCCACAATGACACGGCCATCATCGGCATCTATATCCTGAGGGATGACCAGCGTGTTAAGATCGTCATTAACGAGATCCCCGACCGCGTGCGTGGCTTTGAGGAAGAGTTCATCCGCCTGCTCTCCAATATCACCGGTGCCATTGTCAACACTGATGATGTGCAG TTCCATGTGGACAAGAAGGGTCGGGTGAACTTCGCACAGACAGAGCTGCTCATCCACGTGGTGAATCGCGACACCAACCGCATCCTGGACGTGGACCG GGTGATCCAGATGATTGACGAGAACAAGGAGCAGCTGCGGAACCTCTTCCGGAACTACAATGTCCTGGACGTGCAGCCTGCCATCTCTGCCCGCTTGCCCGACGACATGTCCGCCCTGCAG ATGGCGATCATTGTCTTGGCCATTCTCCTCTTCCTGGCTGCCATGCTGTTCATCCTCATGAACTGGTACTACAGGACCGT ACACAAGAGGAAGCTCAAAGCCATTGTGGCTGGCTCGGCAG AACTTCTCCCTACAGGAAATCGTGGTTTCATTGACATCATGGACATGCCCAACACCAACAAGTATTCCTTCGACGG GGCCAACCCCGTGTGGCTGGATCCTTTCTGCCGGAACCTGGAGCTGGCCGCCCAGGCTGAGCATGAGGACGACCTGCCGGAGAACCTGAGCGAGATCGCAGACCTATGGAACAGCCCCACCCGCACCCAT ggaacTTTTGGGCGTGAACCAGCAGCAGTCAAGCCTGATGATGACCGGTACCTGCGGGCAGCCATCCAAGAGTACGACAACATTGCCAAGCTGGGCCAGATCATTCGGGAGGGACCCATCAAG CTGATCCAGACTGAGCTGGAGGAGGAGCCAGGGGAGCACAGCCCCAGTCAGGGCAGCCTGCGCTTCCGCCATAAGCCGCCGACAGAGCTCAAGGGGCCTGACGGGATCCACGCGGTGCACGGCAGCACGGGCACTCTGCTGGCCACTGACCTCAACAGCCTGCCCGAGGACGACCAGAAGGGCCTGGGTCGCTCACTGGAGACGCTGACCACAACTGAAGCCAGTGCCTTTGAGCGCAACGCCCGCACAGAGTCAGCCAAATCTACACCCCTGCACAAGCTTCGTGATGTGATCCTGGAGAGCCCCCTGGAGATCACAGAGCTATGA